The following proteins are co-located in the Arctopsyche grandis isolate Sample6627 chromosome 3, ASM5162203v2, whole genome shotgun sequence genome:
- the mino gene encoding glycerol-3-phosphate acyltransferase mino isoform X2 has product MVDVISARVQEAYVGWRQSFFSESSENREPVGGQRPNLSAINHQSRRRQNLEKESIKLLRENSLYQIKEIPTKATVVAPTPRPFMGLSCGRCTPGSRDVIAQKALKKSTAVNLLNLGKTYDSKGVISRNFYDIAQAIRVKTFDYKQVSPMVVKDERVKQAIEQITQDRLFKQDNTNKDAKDDVKKLTHSQIHKSEERRAHQIVKQMRSTMSNFLLRLTSWTLYKLLPFFVSSVAISPAQTEMLKKASDSGIPLIFIPLHRSHLDYILVTFILLNYDIRCPLVAAGDNLKIPLFGWLLRGLGAFYIKRRLETNGGEKDITYRVALHTYIVHCLRAQNNIEFFIEGGRTRTGKPLLPKGGILSVIIDAYLDGTIEDALLIPVSMNYDKLVDGNFVREQTGMPKQMETFTGAIKSIWAVLNSHYGNIRVDFNQPFSMRELVRTFQQHPSKLSPPPFLKNPSSDRFALKQQNIDGNGSITIEKLSMERRLSSRLSCSSLYGTDVAVEEQRGLVEAIARHVVYDCTHATAIMSTNAVAFLLLTKYRKGCSLSVLAQELESLTTELLFNNKDVGFTGEPVDVINHVVNLLGPGLIVKEREGDDIIIKPVLIQPNIIELSYYSNCFLPFYALQSIVATALQVLISSSKLAAKDIQIRHDDLVDLSLQFCEMMSQEFILYKPCQKLNDVVNETIENFVYKDILRLIHDSKTEDQMWSRRYAKTLDDDDDDDYQENVCVVYKLGLDEKSVRNRLQMQTVLRPLLEAYCLTASCLPRILIKEENDYITESKFTREVLSELKDALDSGACNYGEAVSIDAIKNCIKLFREWGVLDSHIEGRQRFLNISRQYANELKLSKISELLHKFKTEMPKEVLPSYLNR; this is encoded by the exons CGATCAATCATCAATCCAGAAGAAGGCAAAACTTAGAAAAGGAATCGATTAAATTG CTGAGAGAAAATAGTTTATACCAAATCAAAGAAATTCCAACGAAAGCAACGGTTGTCGCACCCACTCCAAGGCCTTTTATGGGTTTATCTTGTGGTCGATGCACTCCTGGTAGCCGA gaTGTGATAGCTCAGAAAGCATTGAAAAAATCGACTGCGGTTAATTTACTTAATTTAGGCAAAACTTATGACAGTAAAGGAGTTATATCAAGAAACTTTTACGACATTGCTCAAGCGATTCGAGTAAAAACGTTTGATTACAAACAAGTCTCTCCAATG GTAGTTAAGGACGAGCGTGTAAAACAAGCCATAGAACAGATAACTCAAGATAGACTATTTAAACAGGATAACACTAACAAAGATGCTAAAGATGATGTCAAGAAACTTACTCATTCTCAAATTCACAAATCTGAAGAAAGGAGGGCTCATCAAATTGTTAAACAAATGCGATCAACAATGTCAAACTTTCTTTTGAG gttGACGTCTTGGACATTGTATAAATTACTGCCGTTTTTCGTATCATCTGTAGCAATTTCACCTGCTCAaacagaaatgttaaaaaaagcaTCAGATTCGGGTATTCCTTTGATATTCATTCCACTTCATCGAAGCCATCTTGATTATATCCTCGTAACATTTATATTGTTGAATTATGATATAAGATGTCCTCTGGTTGCTGCCGGggacaatttaaaaataccatTGTTTGG ATGGTTACTTCGTGGCCTTGGAGCGTTTTATATTAAGAGAAGATTAGAGACTAATGGTGGTGAAAAAGATATTACGTATAGAGTTGCTCTACATACTTATATCGTACATTGCTTACGAGCTCAAAATAATATAGAATTTTTCATTGAAGGAGGTCGAACTAGAACTGGGAAACCTTTATTGCcaaaag GTGGAATCTTATCTGTGATAATTGATGCTTATCTTGATGGTACCATCGAGGATGCACTTTTGATACCAGTTTCAATGAATTATGATAAATTGGTCGATGGAAATTTTGTCAGAGAACAGACTGGCATGCCTAAACAAATGGAGACATTTACCGGTGCTATTAAATCGATATGGGCAGTTTTGAATTCTCATTATGGCAACATAAGAGTTGATTTCAATCAACCGTTTTCTATGagg GAATTGGTTCGAACTTTTCAACAACATCCAAGTAAGCTTTCGCCTCCGCCGTTTTTGAAAAATCCATCAAGTGATCGTTTCGCTTTGAAACAACAAAATATTGATGGAAATGGATCAATCACCATAGAAAAACTAAGTATGGAACGACGACTTAGCTCTCGTCTAAGTTGTTCTAGTCTGTACGGAACTGACGTTGCAGTTGAAGAACAGAGAGGACTCGTTGAAGCAATTGCAAGACACGTTGTATATG attGTACACATGCTACTGCCATTATGTCAACAAACGCTGTGGCCTTCCTCTTATTGACAAAATATAGAAAAGGATGTTCATTGAGCGTATTAGCACAAGAACTAGAGTCATTAACAACGGAATTGTTATTTAATAACAAAGATGTCGGTTTTACTGGTGAACCCGTAGACGTTATAAATCATGTg GTTAATCTTTTGGGTCCAGGATTGATTGTTAAGGAAAGAGAAGGAGATGACATTATAATAAAGCCTGTTTTAATTCAGCCCAATATAATTGAACTTTCGTATTACAGTAATTGTTTTTTGCCTTTTTATGCATTGCAGAGTATAGTAG CAACTGCTTTACAAGTTTTGATAAGTTCATCAAAATTGGCTGCGAAAGATATTCAAATTAGACACGATGATTTGGTTGATCTGTCATTGCAATTTTGTGAAATGATGTCCCAAGAATTCATTTTGTACAAACCGTGCCAAAAATTAAATGATGTTGTGAACGAGACAatagaaaattttgtatacaagGACATTCTGCGATTAATTCAT GATTCGAAAACAGAGGATCAGATGTGGAGTCGCCGATATGCTAAAACCttagatgatgatgacgatgatgattaCCAAGAAAATGTTTGCGTTGTATACAAACTGGGCCTTGATGAAAAATCTGTTCGAAATAG GCTTCAAATGCAGACTGTTTTAAGACCTTTGTTAGAAGCATACTGTTTGACAGCAAGCTGTCTACCTAGGATTCTtataaaagaagaaaatgattACATAACGGAATCAAAGTTTACGCGAGAAGTTCTGTCAGAATTAAAAGATGCGTTAGATTCAGGAGCTTGCAATTatg gtgAAGCTGTATCTATAGATGCCATTAAAAATTGCATTAAACTATTTAGAGAATGGGGTGTATTAGATTCTCATATAGAAGGAAGGCAaaggtttttaaatatatctagACAATATgcaaatgaattaaaattatctaaaatatcTGAATTGTTACATAAATTTAAGACTGAAATGCCAAAAGAAGTTTTACCGTCTTATCTCAAtcgatga
- the mino gene encoding glycerol-3-phosphate acyltransferase mino isoform X1 — MTAFLQLIIFFGFLYWYFNSGRGFIMVDVISARVQEAYVGWRQSFFSESSENREPVGGQRPNLSAINHQSRRRQNLEKESIKLLRENSLYQIKEIPTKATVVAPTPRPFMGLSCGRCTPGSRDVIAQKALKKSTAVNLLNLGKTYDSKGVISRNFYDIAQAIRVKTFDYKQVSPMVVKDERVKQAIEQITQDRLFKQDNTNKDAKDDVKKLTHSQIHKSEERRAHQIVKQMRSTMSNFLLRLTSWTLYKLLPFFVSSVAISPAQTEMLKKASDSGIPLIFIPLHRSHLDYILVTFILLNYDIRCPLVAAGDNLKIPLFGWLLRGLGAFYIKRRLETNGGEKDITYRVALHTYIVHCLRAQNNIEFFIEGGRTRTGKPLLPKGGILSVIIDAYLDGTIEDALLIPVSMNYDKLVDGNFVREQTGMPKQMETFTGAIKSIWAVLNSHYGNIRVDFNQPFSMRELVRTFQQHPSKLSPPPFLKNPSSDRFALKQQNIDGNGSITIEKLSMERRLSSRLSCSSLYGTDVAVEEQRGLVEAIARHVVYDCTHATAIMSTNAVAFLLLTKYRKGCSLSVLAQELESLTTELLFNNKDVGFTGEPVDVINHVVNLLGPGLIVKEREGDDIIIKPVLIQPNIIELSYYSNCFLPFYALQSIVATALQVLISSSKLAAKDIQIRHDDLVDLSLQFCEMMSQEFILYKPCQKLNDVVNETIENFVYKDILRLIHDSKTEDQMWSRRYAKTLDDDDDDDYQENVCVVYKLGLDEKSVRNRLQMQTVLRPLLEAYCLTASCLPRILIKEENDYITESKFTREVLSELKDALDSGACNYGEAVSIDAIKNCIKLFREWGVLDSHIEGRQRFLNISRQYANELKLSKISELLHKFKTEMPKEVLPSYLNR; from the exons CGATCAATCATCAATCCAGAAGAAGGCAAAACTTAGAAAAGGAATCGATTAAATTG CTGAGAGAAAATAGTTTATACCAAATCAAAGAAATTCCAACGAAAGCAACGGTTGTCGCACCCACTCCAAGGCCTTTTATGGGTTTATCTTGTGGTCGATGCACTCCTGGTAGCCGA gaTGTGATAGCTCAGAAAGCATTGAAAAAATCGACTGCGGTTAATTTACTTAATTTAGGCAAAACTTATGACAGTAAAGGAGTTATATCAAGAAACTTTTACGACATTGCTCAAGCGATTCGAGTAAAAACGTTTGATTACAAACAAGTCTCTCCAATG GTAGTTAAGGACGAGCGTGTAAAACAAGCCATAGAACAGATAACTCAAGATAGACTATTTAAACAGGATAACACTAACAAAGATGCTAAAGATGATGTCAAGAAACTTACTCATTCTCAAATTCACAAATCTGAAGAAAGGAGGGCTCATCAAATTGTTAAACAAATGCGATCAACAATGTCAAACTTTCTTTTGAG gttGACGTCTTGGACATTGTATAAATTACTGCCGTTTTTCGTATCATCTGTAGCAATTTCACCTGCTCAaacagaaatgttaaaaaaagcaTCAGATTCGGGTATTCCTTTGATATTCATTCCACTTCATCGAAGCCATCTTGATTATATCCTCGTAACATTTATATTGTTGAATTATGATATAAGATGTCCTCTGGTTGCTGCCGGggacaatttaaaaataccatTGTTTGG ATGGTTACTTCGTGGCCTTGGAGCGTTTTATATTAAGAGAAGATTAGAGACTAATGGTGGTGAAAAAGATATTACGTATAGAGTTGCTCTACATACTTATATCGTACATTGCTTACGAGCTCAAAATAATATAGAATTTTTCATTGAAGGAGGTCGAACTAGAACTGGGAAACCTTTATTGCcaaaag GTGGAATCTTATCTGTGATAATTGATGCTTATCTTGATGGTACCATCGAGGATGCACTTTTGATACCAGTTTCAATGAATTATGATAAATTGGTCGATGGAAATTTTGTCAGAGAACAGACTGGCATGCCTAAACAAATGGAGACATTTACCGGTGCTATTAAATCGATATGGGCAGTTTTGAATTCTCATTATGGCAACATAAGAGTTGATTTCAATCAACCGTTTTCTATGagg GAATTGGTTCGAACTTTTCAACAACATCCAAGTAAGCTTTCGCCTCCGCCGTTTTTGAAAAATCCATCAAGTGATCGTTTCGCTTTGAAACAACAAAATATTGATGGAAATGGATCAATCACCATAGAAAAACTAAGTATGGAACGACGACTTAGCTCTCGTCTAAGTTGTTCTAGTCTGTACGGAACTGACGTTGCAGTTGAAGAACAGAGAGGACTCGTTGAAGCAATTGCAAGACACGTTGTATATG attGTACACATGCTACTGCCATTATGTCAACAAACGCTGTGGCCTTCCTCTTATTGACAAAATATAGAAAAGGATGTTCATTGAGCGTATTAGCACAAGAACTAGAGTCATTAACAACGGAATTGTTATTTAATAACAAAGATGTCGGTTTTACTGGTGAACCCGTAGACGTTATAAATCATGTg GTTAATCTTTTGGGTCCAGGATTGATTGTTAAGGAAAGAGAAGGAGATGACATTATAATAAAGCCTGTTTTAATTCAGCCCAATATAATTGAACTTTCGTATTACAGTAATTGTTTTTTGCCTTTTTATGCATTGCAGAGTATAGTAG CAACTGCTTTACAAGTTTTGATAAGTTCATCAAAATTGGCTGCGAAAGATATTCAAATTAGACACGATGATTTGGTTGATCTGTCATTGCAATTTTGTGAAATGATGTCCCAAGAATTCATTTTGTACAAACCGTGCCAAAAATTAAATGATGTTGTGAACGAGACAatagaaaattttgtatacaagGACATTCTGCGATTAATTCAT GATTCGAAAACAGAGGATCAGATGTGGAGTCGCCGATATGCTAAAACCttagatgatgatgacgatgatgattaCCAAGAAAATGTTTGCGTTGTATACAAACTGGGCCTTGATGAAAAATCTGTTCGAAATAG GCTTCAAATGCAGACTGTTTTAAGACCTTTGTTAGAAGCATACTGTTTGACAGCAAGCTGTCTACCTAGGATTCTtataaaagaagaaaatgattACATAACGGAATCAAAGTTTACGCGAGAAGTTCTGTCAGAATTAAAAGATGCGTTAGATTCAGGAGCTTGCAATTatg gtgAAGCTGTATCTATAGATGCCATTAAAAATTGCATTAAACTATTTAGAGAATGGGGTGTATTAGATTCTCATATAGAAGGAAGGCAaaggtttttaaatatatctagACAATATgcaaatgaattaaaattatctaaaatatcTGAATTGTTACATAAATTTAAGACTGAAATGCCAAAAGAAGTTTTACCGTCTTATCTCAAtcgatga